A window of Procambarus clarkii isolate CNS0578487 chromosome 69, FALCON_Pclarkii_2.0, whole genome shotgun sequence contains these coding sequences:
- the LOC138355727 gene encoding peptidyl-prolyl cis-trans isomerase-like, translated as MREPVKRLVEAGRVMAVQEDQDGRRSARITLQDGQLYLHPLLRQPTPAHAHTLQESEVVGVLEPSCTLVFLDLGWAGSTRGRVTIRLTPDTPLARQFVLLCTGQRGHTYRNTKLLWVWNKGQPGERVGGGDYESNDGEGGAPLLPDLQGQYRESGRAGTVWALWGPGSPWCAQFVITTRDLQDDLQWPRVFGDVVSGLDVVRAAVNHSDITEVTVVDCGVVLPL; from the exons atgagggagcccgtcaagaggctggtggaggctggccgggtgatggccgtccaggaagaccaagatggccgccgctccgccaggataactctacaagacggacagctgtacctccacccactcctgcgtcagcccacgcccgcccacgcccacaccctccag gagagtgaggttgtgggcgtgctggagccctcctgcaccctggtgttccttgacctcgggtgggcggggtcaacaagagggcgggtcaccatccggctgacccctgacactccgctggccagacagtttgtgttgttgtgtacgggccagcggggccacacctaccgcaacactaaactgttgtggGTGTGGAACAAGGGTCAGCCGGGGGAGCGTGTGgggggcggagactacgagagtaatgatggtgagggaggagccccactgctgcctgacctccaggggcagtacaGGGAGTCAGGCCGAGCAGGAACTGTGTGGGCCTTGTGGGGGCCGGGGAGTCCCTGGTGTGCCCAGTtcgtcatcaccaccagggacctccaggatGATCTCCAGTGGCCAcgtgtcttcggtgatgtggtgagcggcctggatgtggtgagggcagcagtcaaccacagtgacattacagaggtgactgtggtggactgtggtgttgtgctgccactctag